A single window of Helicobacter pylori NCTC 11637 = CCUG 17874 = ATCC 43504 = JCM 12093 DNA harbors:
- the yihA gene encoding ribosome biogenesis GTP-binding protein YihA/YsxC → MIVIKDAHFLTSSSQLFQCPASLTSEMVILGRSNVGKSSFINTLLGKNLAKSSATPGKTRLANFFSTTWEDKENALTTTFNVIDLPGFGYAKVSKSLKKEWEGFLWELLSVRVSIKLFIHLVDARHLDLEIDKNAKENIQALLRPDQAYLSLFTKFDKLNKNEQHRLFLNAPKPFLINTTHFNALSSKYPTLEIVRQTLLKYLLTNPS, encoded by the coding sequence ATGATCGTTATTAAAGACGCTCATTTTCTCACTTCTTCTAGCCAGCTTTTTCAATGCCCTGCGAGCTTAACTTCTGAGATGGTCATTTTAGGGCGCAGCAATGTAGGCAAAAGCTCGTTTATTAATACCTTGTTAGGAAAAAATCTCGCCAAAAGTTCAGCAACGCCCGGAAAAACCCGTTTAGCGAATTTTTTTTCCACCACTTGGGAAGATAAAGAAAACGCCTTAACGACCACTTTTAATGTGATTGATTTGCCCGGGTTTGGCTACGCTAAAGTTTCTAAAAGCTTGAAAAAAGAATGGGAGGGGTTTTTATGGGAATTGTTGAGCGTTAGGGTTTCTATCAAACTTTTTATCCATTTAGTGGATGCACGCCATTTGGATTTAGAAATTGATAAAAACGCTAAAGAAAACATTCAAGCCCTTTTAAGGCCCGATCAAGCCTACCTTTCTCTTTTTACGAAATTTGACAAGTTGAATAAAAACGAGCAACACCGCCTTTTTTTAAACGCTCCTAAACCTTTTTTAATCAATACCACCCATTTTAACGCTCTTTCTTCAAAATACCCAACCCTTGAAATCGTGCGCCAAACCCTTTTGAAATACTTGCTCACTAACCCCTCATAA
- the lptA gene encoding lipopolysaccharide transport periplasmic protein LptA: MRWWCFLVCCFGILSVMSAQKTDNKGLKKERELLEITGNQFVANDKTKTAVIQGNVQIKKGKDRLFADKVSVFLNDKRKPERYEATGNTHFNIFTEDNREISGSADKLIYNALNGEYKLLQNAVVREVGKSNVITGDEIILNKAKGYADVLGSAKRPAKFVFDMEDINEENRKAKLKKKGTKEKP; this comes from the coding sequence ATGCGTTGGTGGTGTTTTTTGGTGTGTTGTTTTGGTATTTTAAGCGTGATGAGCGCTCAAAAAACAGACAATAAAGGTTTGAAAAAAGAAAGAGAGCTTTTAGAGATTACCGGCAACCAATTTGTAGCGAACGACAAAACAAAAACCGCCGTTATTCAAGGCAATGTGCAGATCAAAAAGGGTAAAGACCGGTTGTTTGCGGATAAAGTGAGCGTGTTTTTAAACGATAAACGAAAGCCAGAGCGCTATGAAGCCACAGGGAACACGCATTTTAACATCTTTACAGAGGACAATCGTGAAATCAGCGGGAGCGCTGACAAGCTCATTTATAACGCACTGAATGGGGAATACAAATTATTGCAAAATGCGGTGGTTAGAGAAGTGGGAAAATCCAATGTCATCACCGGTGATGAAATCATTTTAAACAAAGCTAAAGGCTATGCTGATGTGTTGGGGAGCGCGAAGCGGCCCGCTAAATTCGTGTTTGATATGGAAGATATTAATGAAGAAAATCGTAAGGCTAAATTGAAGAAGAAAGGCACTAAGGAAAAACCATGA
- a CDS encoding KdsC family phosphatase, whose translation MIKLLLLDVDGTLTDGSLYFDENFHEFKAFNVKDGLGMTLWQKLGKKIAIITGRTSIMVKKRMESLGVQFVFMGVENKSVVVERLKKDLQLSAQEIACVGDDYNDLGMFKACAWSFAPFDAHPLLKNKAYKVLQNSGGKGAVREAIDYLLTLEGLQDEALKLYL comes from the coding sequence ATGATTAAGTTATTGCTTTTAGATGTGGATGGCACGCTCACAGACGGGTCGTTGTATTTTGATGAAAATTTTCACGAATTCAAGGCTTTCAATGTCAAAGACGGGCTTGGCATGACGCTATGGCAAAAATTAGGCAAAAAAATCGCTATCATTACAGGAAGAACTTCAATCATGGTGAAAAAACGCATGGAGAGTTTGGGCGTTCAGTTTGTTTTTATGGGCGTTGAAAATAAAAGCGTGGTTGTGGAGCGGCTCAAAAAAGACTTGCAATTGAGTGCGCAAGAAATCGCATGCGTAGGCGATGATTATAACGATTTAGGCATGTTTAAGGCATGCGCTTGGAGTTTCGCTCCTTTTGATGCGCACCCCTTGCTTAAAAATAAGGCCTATAAAGTGTTGCAAAATTCAGGGGGTAAGGGGGCTGTTAGGGAAGCGATTGATTATCTTTTAACATTAGAAGGCTTGCAAGATGAAGCGCTCAAGCTTTACCTCTAA
- a CDS encoding septal ring lytic transglycosylase RlpA family protein, whose translation MGLALKKVCFLGVIFLISACAVKKEGIKNLSYKHESLRAYENAKDYDPTTKKAAYKRNFFERHFKHHSDSQDSNTKQPLDNGMRDSSAIQRATMRPYQVGGKWYYPTKVDLGEKFDGIASWYGPNFHAKKTSNGEIYNMYAHTAAHKTLPMNTVVKVINVDNNLSTIVRINDRGPFVSDRIIDLSNAAARDIDMVKKGTASVRLIVLGFGGVISTQYEQSFNASSSKILHKEFKVGESEKSVSGGKFSLQMGAFRNQIGAQTLADKLQAENPNYSVKVAFKDDLYKVLVQGFQSEEEARDFMKKYNQNAVLTRE comes from the coding sequence ATGGGTTTGGCGTTAAAAAAAGTTTGTTTTTTAGGCGTCATTTTTTTGATTAGCGCTTGTGCGGTTAAAAAAGAGGGAATAAAGAATTTGTCTTATAAGCATGAAAGCTTGCGCGCTTATGAAAACGCTAAAGACTATGACCCGACAACCAAAAAAGCCGCCTATAAACGCAATTTTTTTGAACGCCATTTCAAACACCACTCCGATTCGCAAGATAGCAATACAAAACAACCCCTAGATAACGGCATGCGCGATTCTAGCGCGATCCAAAGAGCCACCATGCGCCCTTATCAAGTGGGGGGCAAGTGGTATTATCCCACTAAAGTGGATTTAGGCGAAAAATTTGATGGCATTGCGAGTTGGTATGGCCCCAATTTCCATGCCAAAAAAACCAGTAATGGGGAAATCTATAACATGTATGCCCACACCGCTGCGCACAAGACTTTACCCATGAACACCGTGGTGAAAGTCATCAATGTTGATAATAACTTAAGCACCATTGTGCGCATCAACGATAGAGGGCCTTTTGTGAGCGATCGCATCATTGATTTGTCTAATGCGGCCGCTAGGGATATTGACATGGTTAAAAAAGGCACCGCTAGCGTGCGTCTTATTGTTTTGGGTTTTGGTGGGGTTATCTCCACGCAATACGAACAATCCTTTAACGCCAGCTCTTCAAAGATCTTACACAAGGAATTTAAAGTCGGCGAGAGCGAAAAAAGCGTGAGCGGAGGGAAATTTTCTTTGCAAATGGGGGCTTTTAGAAACCAAATAGGCGCTCAAACTTTAGCGGATAAATTGCAAGCAGAAAATCCAAATTACAGCGTCAAGGTTGCTTTTAAAGACGATTTGTATAAGGTTTTAGTTCAAGGGTTTCAAAGCGAAGAAGAGGCTAGGGATTTTATGAAAAAATATAACCAGAATGCGGTTTTAACGAGAGAATGA
- a CDS encoding lytic transglycosylase domain-containing protein — protein sequence MKYFNTKWLFFLMTHWFLLTSLSHAKMAFESNIDTKALEAFGVNASFLSQMPNALKKMNEEEWKRLVKRFDVNYQFIPIIKNMLIEASVPQEFLFLAMAESKFSSRAYSRKKAVGIWQFMPSTAKELGLKVNHYIDERRDPIKSTQAAITYLKRLYKQTGEWYLVAMAYNYGLRKVQNAIKAAGTSDIKILLDEDKKYLPKETREYIRSILSLALKFNSLDNLKDKEYLLNRGARVSLVGVPFKRHTSLVQVAKNLNLSLETLKSYNHQFRYNILPSKDPTYTIYIPYEKLALFKQRQLKQNKSIQASPKSPFITHVVLPKETLSSIAKRYQVSISSIQLANNLKDSNIFIHQRLIIPTNKKLLATREF from the coding sequence ATGAAATATTTTAATACCAAATGGTTGTTTTTTTTAATGACTCATTGGTTCTTACTGACTTCTTTAAGCCATGCGAAAATGGCTTTTGAATCTAATATTGACACCAAAGCGCTAGAGGCCTTTGGGGTTAATGCGAGCTTTTTATCCCAAATGCCAAACGCTTTAAAAAAAATGAATGAAGAAGAATGGAAAAGACTTGTCAAAAGATTTGATGTGAATTACCAGTTCATCCCCATCATTAAAAACATGCTCATAGAAGCGAGCGTGCCGCAAGAATTTTTGTTTTTAGCCATGGCCGAGTCTAAATTTTCATCAAGGGCTTATAGTAGGAAAAAAGCGGTAGGGATTTGGCAATTCATGCCAAGCACGGCTAAAGAATTAGGGCTTAAGGTCAATCATTACATTGACGAAAGAAGAGACCCCATTAAAAGCACTCAAGCAGCAATCACTTATTTGAAACGGCTCTACAAACAAACCGGGGAATGGTATTTGGTCGCTATGGCGTATAATTACGGCTTACGCAAGGTTCAAAACGCTATTAAAGCCGCCGGCACTTCGGACATTAAGATTTTGCTAGATGAAGATAAGAAATACCTCCCTAAAGAGACGCGAGAGTATATCCGCTCCATTCTAAGCCTAGCGTTAAAATTCAACAGCCTAGACAATCTCAAAGATAAAGAGTATCTACTCAATCGTGGGGCGAGAGTGAGTTTAGTGGGCGTCCCGTTTAAAAGGCACACTTCTTTAGTCCAAGTAGCCAAAAATTTAAACTTGAGTTTGGAAACCTTAAAATCCTACAACCACCAATTCCGCTATAACATTCTGCCCTCTAAAGACCCCACCTACACCATTTATATCCCTTATGAAAAACTCGCCCTTTTCAAACAACGCCAACTCAAACAAAATAAAAGCATTCAAGCTAGCCCTAAAAGCCCTTTCATCACCCATGTGGTCTTGCCTAAAGAAACCTTATCTTCTATCGCTAAACGCTATCAAGTCAGTATTTCTAGTATCCAATTAGCCAATAACCTCAAAGATTCTAATATTTTTATCCACCAGCGCTTAATCATCCCCACCAACAAAAAATTACTCGCTACAAGGGAATTTTAA
- a CDS encoding TatD family hydrolase — protein MFIDTHCHLDHKDYENDLEEVLKESLEKGVTQCVIPGADMKDLKRAIEISEKFEGVFFAIGAHPYDVESFDESLFEKFVGHQKCVAIGECGLDYYRLPELNERENYKSKQKEIFTKQIEFSIQHNKPLIIHIREASFDSLNLLKSYPKAFGVLHCFNADGMLLELSDRFYYGIGGVSTFKNAKRLVEILPKIPKNRLLLETDSPYLTPHPFRGTRNSPTYIPLIAQKIAEIINIETEELASLSTHNAQTLFSFP, from the coding sequence ATGTTTATTGATACGCATTGCCATTTGGATCACAAGGATTATGAAAACGATTTAGAAGAAGTGTTGAAAGAAAGCCTGGAAAAAGGCGTTACTCAATGCGTGATTCCGGGAGCGGACATGAAGGATTTGAAGAGAGCGATAGAAATTAGCGAAAAATTTGAAGGCGTGTTTTTTGCCATAGGCGCTCACCCTTATGATGTGGAAAGCTTTGATGAAAGCCTGTTTGAAAAGTTTGTTGGGCATCAAAAATGCGTGGCGATAGGCGAATGCGGACTGGATTACTACCGCTTGCCTGAATTGAATGAAAGAGAAAATTATAAAAGCAAGCAAAAAGAAATCTTTACCAAACAGATTGAATTTTCTATCCAACACAACAAGCCCTTGATTATCCACATCAGAGAGGCGAGTTTTGATAGTTTGAATCTTTTAAAAAGCTATCCTAAGGCTTTTGGGGTGTTGCATTGCTTTAACGCTGATGGCATGCTTTTGGAATTGAGCGATCGTTTTTACTACGGGATAGGAGGGGTTAGCACTTTTAAAAACGCTAAAAGACTGGTAGAGATCCTCCCTAAAATCCCTAAAAACAGGCTTCTTTTAGAAACGGATTCGCCTTATTTGACCCCACACCCTTTTAGAGGCACCAGAAATAGCCCTACTTATATCCCTTTAATCGCTCAAAAAATTGCCGAAATCATCAACATAGAAACTGAAGAGCTCGCTTCTTTAAGCACGCATAACGCTCAAACGCTCTTTAGTTTCCCCTGA
- the ribE gene encoding riboflavin synthase — MFSGLIHQIAKVKSFHNNILSVESDLNPKLGDSIAVNGACLTAIESSKTHFSVELSQKTQNSVALENYKDLVHIEPALKADASLDGHFVQGHIDAIGVIEKIIHNANQVDFFISASKETLLLCVEQGSIAIDGVSLTLSKVEEKGFWLTIIPYTLENTLFKTYKLKRRVNIETDMLVRSVASILKKTKGFEKNFSWNDADSLTLGY; from the coding sequence ATGTTCAGTGGCCTAATCCATCAAATAGCTAAAGTGAAAAGTTTCCACAACAATATTTTAAGCGTAGAGAGCGATCTCAATCCCAAGCTTGGCGATAGCATTGCGGTTAATGGGGCATGTTTGACCGCCATAGAAAGTTCAAAAACGCATTTTAGCGTGGAATTGAGCCAAAAAACCCAAAACAGCGTAGCGTTAGAAAATTACAAGGATTTAGTCCATATTGAGCCAGCTCTAAAAGCCGATGCGAGTTTGGATGGGCATTTTGTGCAAGGGCATATTGACGCTATCGGGGTCATTGAAAAAATCATTCACAACGCCAATCAAGTGGATTTTTTCATTAGCGCTTCTAAAGAAACGCTTTTATTGTGCGTTGAGCAAGGCTCTATCGCCATTGATGGGGTGAGTTTGACTTTAAGCAAGGTAGAAGAAAAGGGGTTTTGGCTAACGATTATCCCTTACACTTTAGAAAACACCCTTTTTAAGACTTATAAACTCAAGCGGCGCGTGAATATTGAAACGGACATGTTGGTTCGTAGCGTTGCGTCTATTTTGAAAAAAACAAAAGGGTTTGAAAAAAATTTCTCTTGGAATGATGCGGATTCTTTGACTTTAGGGTATTAG
- a CDS encoding FlhB-like flagellar biosynthesis protein, producing MNKTIKAAALAYNMGQDHAPKVIASGVGEVAKRIIQKAKEYDIALFSNPMLVDSLLKVELDCAIPEELYESVVQVFLWLNSVENNAQMSK from the coding sequence ATGAATAAAACCATAAAAGCCGCCGCTCTAGCCTATAACATGGGGCAAGATCATGCCCCAAAAGTGATCGCAAGCGGGGTGGGTGAAGTGGCTAAAAGGATCATTCAAAAAGCTAAGGAATACGATATAGCGCTCTTTTCTAACCCCATGCTGGTGGATTCGCTTTTAAAGGTGGAATTAGATTGTGCGATACCTGAAGAATTGTATGAAAGCGTGGTGCAAGTGTTTTTATGGCTCAATAGCGTGGAAAATAACGCGCAAATGTCCAAGTGA
- a CDS encoding methionine ABC transporter ATP-binding protein: MVVELKNIEKIYENGFHALKGVNLELKKGDILGVIGYSGAGKSTLIRLINCLERPSSGEVLVNGVNLLKLKPKELQKARQKIGMIFQHFNLLSAKDVFENVAFALEIARWEKTKIKSRVHELLELVGLEDKVHFYPKQLSGGQKQRVAIARSLANCPDLLLCDEATSALDSKTTHSILTLLSGIQKKLDLSVVFITHQIEVVKELCNQMCVISSGEIVERGSVEEIFANPKHAVTKELLGIRNEHANKKSQDVYRIVFLGEHLDEPIISNLIKRFKIDMSIISGNIEELTTKDIGYLVVRFLGNTAETQRALEYLNALGLQVEKLKD, translated from the coding sequence ATGGTAGTAGAATTAAAAAACATTGAAAAGATTTATGAAAACGGATTCCATGCTCTAAAAGGCGTGAATTTGGAATTGAAAAAAGGCGATATTTTAGGCGTGATAGGCTATTCAGGGGCGGGGAAATCCACGCTCATCCGCTTGATTAATTGTTTGGAGCGCCCCAGTTCTGGCGAAGTTTTAGTCAATGGGGTCAATCTGTTAAAATTAAAGCCTAAAGAATTGCAAAAAGCGCGCCAAAAAATAGGCATGATTTTCCAGCATTTCAATTTATTGAGTGCTAAAGATGTGTTTGAAAATGTCGCTTTCGCTCTAGAAATCGCCCGATGGGAAAAAACTAAGATCAAATCCAGGGTGCATGAATTGTTGGAATTAGTGGGGCTAGAAGATAAAGTGCATTTTTATCCTAAACAGCTCAGCGGTGGGCAAAAGCAACGAGTGGCGATCGCTAGGAGTTTAGCGAATTGCCCTGATTTGTTGCTTTGCGATGAAGCCACATCCGCCTTGGATTCTAAAACCACGCATTCTATTTTAACGCTTTTAAGCGGCATTCAAAAAAAGCTTGATTTGAGCGTCGTTTTCATCACGCACCAGATTGAAGTGGTTAAAGAATTGTGCAATCAAATGTGCGTGATCAGCAGCGGCGAAATCGTGGAAAGAGGCTCGGTGGAAGAAATTTTTGCCAACCCTAAACATGCCGTTACTAAAGAATTGCTTGGCATCAGAAACGAGCATGCAAATAAGAAATCGCAAGACGTTTATCGCATCGTGTTTTTAGGGGAGCATTTAGACGAGCCGATCATTTCTAATTTGATTAAGCGTTTTAAAATAGACATGAGCATCATTTCAGGCAATATTGAAGAGCTTACGACTAAAGATATAGGGTATTTAGTGGTGCGGTTTTTAGGCAATACTGCAGAGACTCAAAGGGCTTTAGAGTATTTAAACGCTTTAGGCTTACAAGTGGAAAAATTAAAGGATTAA
- a CDS encoding ABC transporter permease subunit encodes MISQMLIQATLETLYMVFVASFLAVVFGLPLGVLLLVSKKGHLLNKPLLHKILDTSINMTRSFPFIILIILLLPLSRFLIGTSIGSSASIIPLAISAIPFVAKLFENSLMEVEHGKIETTLSLGASNLEVIKMMLLESLPSLANNITITLISLIGYSAMAGALGAGGLGDLAIRIGYQSYRGDVLFYAVVVIIVLVQIIQSVGDYVVKRLRKNKY; translated from the coding sequence ATGATTTCTCAAATGCTCATTCAAGCCACGCTAGAAACGCTTTATATGGTGTTTGTGGCGAGCTTTTTGGCGGTTGTTTTTGGCTTGCCTTTGGGGGTTTTATTGTTAGTGAGTAAAAAAGGGCATTTGTTAAACAAGCCCCTTTTGCATAAAATCTTAGACACTTCCATCAACATGACTCGCTCTTTCCCTTTTATCATTCTCATTATCTTGCTCTTGCCTTTATCGCGCTTTTTGATTGGCACAAGCATTGGCTCTAGCGCGAGCATCATCCCGCTAGCTATTTCAGCCATTCCTTTTGTCGCAAAGCTTTTTGAAAATTCTTTAATGGAAGTAGAGCATGGCAAGATTGAAACCACTTTAAGTTTGGGAGCGTCTAATTTAGAGGTCATTAAAATGATGCTTTTAGAGAGCTTGCCCTCTTTAGCGAATAACATCACCATCACCTTAATTTCTTTAATAGGCTATTCGGCTATGGCAGGAGCGTTAGGGGCTGGGGGTTTGGGGGATTTAGCCATTAGGATTGGCTATCAAAGTTATAGGGGCGATGTGCTTTTTTATGCGGTGGTTGTGATTATTGTTTTGGTGCAAATCATTCAAAGCGTGGGGGATTATGTGGTGAAACGCTTGAGAAAGAATAAGTATTAG
- the lpxF gene encoding lipid A 4'-phosphatase — translation MKKLKSLFLSLLLWVYPLRSEPINEGAYILEEIGDVLRFLPIFVGTVSLAMRDYRGLGELAVGTLVTQGVIYGIKGAFSNAHKDGARVEFAKRPCCNSWRGMPSGHAGGVFSAAGFVYYRYGWKPALPVIALAILTDASRVVARQHTILQVTIGSLIAWGFAYLFTSRYKPKQWMLYPEISSDFKGSSRYGVSFSYQW, via the coding sequence ATGAAAAAGCTCAAAAGTCTTTTTTTGAGCCTGCTTTTATGGGTCTATCCTTTAAGGAGTGAGCCAATCAATGAGGGGGCATACATTTTAGAAGAGATTGGCGATGTGCTCAGGTTTTTGCCTATTTTTGTAGGCACGGTCAGTTTGGCGATGCGCGATTATAGAGGTTTAGGGGAATTAGCGGTCGGCACATTAGTCACTCAAGGCGTGATTTATGGCATCAAAGGAGCTTTTAGCAACGCCCATAAAGATGGGGCTAGAGTGGAATTTGCTAAACGCCCGTGCTGTAATTCTTGGAGAGGCATGCCAAGCGGGCATGCTGGGGGGGTGTTTAGCGCGGCTGGGTTTGTGTATTACCGCTACGGGTGGAAGCCGGCTCTTCCTGTGATCGCTCTTGCAATACTCACTGACGCTAGCAGAGTGGTGGCAAGACAACACACGATCTTACAAGTTACGATCGGCAGCCTTATTGCATGGGGGTTTGCTTATTTATTCACTTCACGCTACAAACCTAAACAATGGATGCTCTACCCTGAAATTTCTAGCGATTTTAAGGGCAGTAGCCGCTATGGGGTGAGCTTTTCTTATCAATGGTAA